A part of Vulcanisaeta moutnovskia 768-28 genomic DNA contains:
- a CDS encoding ATP-binding protein translates to MYDYVINCGKVDEDSLVGSSIKEVINWAVGRVMSNEKTLIIMGETGSGKTTALLAIMNRLRKLGIPVTYVNAYNELGLRSIKLVDCHNDLNARVLLIDDIDAAFTVPRIAQGFINKILDFNGTVVVTLTIPLLVGNELELLEPLVRFLRNASRIAIEYRDDDIKMFAQKIGISYVKPIVKTPGMVLRNFRKWDNNENSVVDKVLNDSNSVVL, encoded by the coding sequence ATGTATGATTACGTAATTAATTGTGGGAAAGTTGATGAAGATTCTCTCGTTGGTTCGTCTATTAAGGAGGTCATTAATTGGGCCGTAGGTAGGGTAATGAGTAATGAGAAGACATTGATCATAATGGGTGAGACTGGCAGTGGTAAAACCACCGCATTATTAGCAATAATGAATAGGTTAAGGAAGTTAGGAATACCTGTAACCTATGTAAATGCCTATAATGAGCTTGGCCTTAGGTCCATAAAACTTGTTGATTGCCATAATGACCTAAATGCGAGGGTCTTACTTATTGATGATATTGATGCAGCATTCACAGTACCTAGGATTGCCCAGGGATTCATTAACAAGATCCTGGATTTTAACGGTACGGTAGTCGTCACATTAACGATACCCTTGCTTGTTGGCAATGAGTTAGAATTACTTGAACCATTAGTAAGGTTTCTACGTAATGCGTCAAGGATAGCTATTGAGTATCGTGATGACGACATAAAGATGTTCGCCCAAAAAATAGGTATTAGTTATGTTAAACCCATTGTGAAGACTCCAGGCATGGTTCTGAGGAATTTCAGGAAGTGGGATAATAATGAGAATTCAGTGGTTGATAAGGTTCTTAATGATAGTAATAGTGTTGTGTTATAG
- a CDS encoding flavin reductase family protein, producing MRRKYVSNIARERGTRFLSTVNSLYVSFIEYNGVFYRLLHPRPTILLITLCPGDRVNIMPASWNLPISEEPPTIGVAVYRETFTYQCLNYHPEATINVPSIKHVDLIYQLGSVSGRDVDKIREFKVQLIPSDIVKAPTWRDAIAAYEVRVMNRLDVGESTLFVFEVLKVKVKTGIADEWSIDFSKTNIPLHGAGRVFHRVDPRKVFAKKSLK from the coding sequence ATGCGTAGAAAATATGTAAGTAATATTGCTAGAGAACGAGGAACTAGGTTTTTAAGTACCGTGAACTCTCTATACGTGTCATTCATAGAATACAATGGCGTATTCTATAGGCTTCTACATCCAAGACCCACAATCCTACTGATTACGTTATGCCCAGGTGATAGGGTGAATATAATGCCCGCCAGCTGGAATTTACCAATATCAGAGGAACCGCCAACAATTGGGGTGGCTGTTTATAGGGAGACATTCACGTATCAATGCCTTAATTACCACCCTGAGGCCACGATTAATGTGCCAAGCATTAAGCATGTTGACTTAATTTATCAACTTGGTTCCGTCTCAGGTAGGGACGTGGATAAGATAAGAGAATTTAAGGTACAGTTAATACCGAGTGATATCGTTAAGGCACCAACCTGGAGGGATGCGATTGCCGCGTATGAGGTGAGGGTTATGAATAGGCTAGATGTTGGTGAAAGTACGCTCTTTGTCTTTGAAGTATTGAAAGTTAAAGTGAAAACTGGAATTGCTGATGAGTGGAGCATAGACTTCAGTAAGACAAACATACCACTCCATGGGGCTGGCAGGGTATTCCATAGGGTTGATCCAAGGAAGGTGTTTGCCAAGAAATCCCTTAAATAA
- a CDS encoding Gfo/Idh/MocA family protein, translated as MSLKIAVVGCRGFGKIHLNALSKLRDKYGLEVYVFSRTEEYARDCHREYDTSGYFMRYSDVLRSDVDVIDLVVSHDAHMPMSIAALEAGKHVMLEKPITRTIEEAVGIINVARSSGKKFMVLENHYFDPSVWKAKELMGKLGKISMIIVRKLQFNSPGGWRRIRRLMGGGALIDGGIHYIDTLLNLGGDYTEVKSICTRGFAGLEGEDTSVSIFKFKNGAVGTLLYSWSSSGGDRAPAFEVYGERGFIMEDPDSRVPGKPYGGLVISIDEKREKVIVEKVNAIEREIELFIQSVINNADVPMPPEIALRDLRAVLDAYKDCGELGVSSQPV; from the coding sequence ATGTCACTTAAAATTGCGGTTGTTGGGTGTAGAGGATTTGGCAAGATCCACTTAAATGCACTATCAAAACTTCGTGATAAGTATGGGCTGGAGGTTTACGTGTTTAGTAGGACTGAGGAGTACGCGAGGGATTGCCATAGGGAGTATGACACCAGTGGCTACTTCATGAGGTATAGCGATGTATTGAGGTCTGACGTAGACGTAATAGACCTTGTGGTTAGTCATGACGCCCACATGCCCATGAGCATAGCGGCTCTCGAGGCTGGTAAGCACGTGATGCTTGAGAAGCCGATAACGAGGACGATCGAGGAGGCAGTAGGTATAATTAATGTTGCTAGGTCCAGTGGTAAGAAATTCATGGTTCTTGAGAATCATTATTTCGATCCGTCAGTATGGAAGGCCAAGGAACTTATGGGTAAGTTAGGTAAGATCTCGATGATTATTGTTAGGAAGCTTCAGTTTAATTCACCGGGTGGTTGGAGGAGAATTAGGAGGTTGATGGGTGGTGGTGCGCTTATTGACGGTGGTATTCACTATATTGATACCTTACTCAACCTTGGTGGTGATTATACCGAGGTTAAGTCAATATGCACACGCGGCTTTGCCGGGCTTGAGGGTGAAGACACCAGCGTATCAATATTTAAGTTTAAAAATGGTGCTGTGGGGACCTTGCTTTATTCCTGGTCATCGTCGGGTGGTGATAGGGCACCCGCTTTCGAGGTTTATGGTGAACGTGGCTTCATAATGGAGGACCCGGATAGTCGTGTTCCTGGTAAGCCATACGGTGGTTTAGTAATTAGTATTGATGAGAAGCGAGAGAAGGTCATTGTTGAGAAGGTAAATGCGATTGAGAGGGAGATTGAGCTCTTCATACAGTCAGTCATTAATAATGCCGACGTCCCAATGCCCCCTGAAATTGCACTACGTGATTTGAGAGCAGTATTGGATGCGTATAAGGACTGCGGAGAATTAGGTGTGAGCTCTCAGCCAGTTTAG
- a CDS encoding alpha/beta hydrolase — MTQRIEDRISLSTGINAYYRCWLADKPLGLVIGVHGFAEHSSRYNDFGNYLSSNGYSLCMQDLRGHGLTASPKDLGYVDSFDLFLNDLEEFIELMLKRTGFNSAFLLGHSMGGLIVLHYLGRIGKGIRAAVTSGAAAIVNVSAGSWFMLSLLNALSPRYRLNLPINPEFLTHDKKVVEEYVSDPLVFKKPTARILYELVRASRNVWKYIDNISVPIMMMHGGEDRVVPPRATQEVFSRLRVSDKAMKIYDGMYHEILNELNRNVVYEDVLNWLRAHT; from the coding sequence ATGACTCAGAGGATTGAGGATAGGATTTCACTGAGCACGGGCATTAATGCGTATTATAGGTGTTGGTTAGCGGATAAACCGCTGGGTCTCGTGATTGGGGTTCACGGCTTCGCAGAGCACAGCAGTAGGTATAATGACTTCGGTAATTACCTATCAAGCAATGGGTACTCACTGTGCATGCAGGACCTGAGGGGTCATGGATTAACGGCAAGTCCCAAGGACCTTGGTTACGTGGATAGCTTCGACCTATTTCTAAATGACCTGGAGGAATTCATAGAGTTAATGCTCAAGAGGACGGGCTTCAACTCGGCATTCCTACTTGGGCATTCAATGGGTGGCTTAATAGTGCTTCACTACTTAGGTAGGATTGGTAAGGGAATTCGCGCAGCGGTGACAAGCGGAGCCGCTGCAATAGTCAATGTTAGCGCTGGTTCCTGGTTCATGCTATCACTACTCAATGCGTTATCACCAAGGTATAGACTAAACCTACCGATAAACCCTGAGTTCCTGACTCATGATAAGAAGGTCGTTGAGGAATACGTAAGTGACCCCCTCGTCTTTAAAAAGCCAACCGCCAGGATCCTGTATGAGCTTGTCAGGGCATCAAGGAACGTTTGGAAGTATATCGATAACATATCGGTACCCATAATGATGATGCATGGAGGTGAGGATAGGGTAGTACCACCAAGGGCCACCCAGGAGGTATTCAGTAGATTGAGGGTTAGTGATAAGGCTATGAAGATCTATGATGGGATGTACCACGAAATACTAAATGAGTTGAATAGGAATGTGGTTTATGAGGACGTACTAAACTGGCTGAGAGCTCACACCTAA
- a CDS encoding SRPBCC domain-containing protein, giving the protein MSSELHYSGSFTVSKSPNEVLNFITDLPRAITCIPNIINYEVLSKDRVKARFRVDLGNEVPIAELRRITTDATIELINQSGNEVRYRVDGRAAGSAISILLTIRISGSGNDSRIDWDATASLGRLLQMMSRFVNIDSLVKRISEDTIHGFIECLLR; this is encoded by the coding sequence ATGTCGAGCGAGTTACATTATAGTGGTTCATTTACAGTAAGTAAGTCACCAAATGAAGTCCTAAACTTCATAACTGATTTGCCTAGGGCAATAACCTGTATACCTAACATCATTAATTATGAGGTGCTTAGTAAGGATAGGGTTAAGGCCAGGTTTAGGGTTGACCTGGGTAATGAGGTCCCCATTGCCGAGTTGAGGAGGATAACCACGGACGCAACCATTGAATTAATTAATCAGTCAGGTAACGAGGTTAGGTATAGGGTTGATGGTAGGGCCGCGGGTAGCGCAATAAGTATATTGTTGACTATAAGGATTAGTGGGTCAGGTAATGATTCTCGAATCGATTGGGACGCCACTGCAAGCCTGGGCAGGTTACTTCAGATGATGAGCAGGTTTGTAAACATCGACTCATTGGTTAAGAGGATTTCTGAGGATACTATTCATGGATTTATAGAATGCCTATTGAGGTAA
- a CDS encoding FAD-dependent oxidoreductase, with the protein MEFDVAVIGGGVNGVFTALDLALRGLKVVLLERGIIGGGTSGRMHGLLHSGARYVVTDPKAAVECAEENRVIARIAPHVVDDAGGYFVAITKDDLDFQDEFISGLRRANIDYKIVDVKEAIREEPNLNPEVKAVIEVPDKVVYARELLMSAAISAYIEGTLIIQGAEVVGFDINGNEITNVRVKDNVKGDVKHVDARVFVNAAGPWAGRVAGMAGINVDIMPTMGVMVVYRHRLTRRVINRMRPPSDGDILVPYGSVSIMGTTAVIIEDPDNLTIAKDDIDFLTSEGSQMVPALTREPIVRAYASVRPLISIPGATGREATRDFMVVRHDKPGNLVSVIGGKFTTGRLVGEKLADEVSRVLGINKASRTRDYTLFGSNLSIDIKDLDQEVVSIIKSFRGSVDEERGLIVSLSLILQHIAHRSRLLIGWS; encoded by the coding sequence ATGGAGTTTGACGTAGCCGTAATCGGTGGTGGAGTTAATGGTGTATTCACGGCATTGGACTTAGCCCTTAGGGGACTTAAGGTGGTGTTGCTTGAGAGGGGGATCATTGGTGGTGGGACGTCGGGTAGGATGCATGGTTTACTACATAGTGGTGCTAGGTACGTGGTTACTGATCCTAAGGCTGCGGTTGAGTGTGCGGAGGAGAATAGGGTCATTGCCAGGATAGCGCCTCACGTGGTTGATGATGCTGGTGGTTACTTCGTGGCAATTACTAAGGATGACCTGGATTTCCAGGACGAATTCATCAGTGGTTTGAGGAGGGCTAATATTGATTATAAGATTGTTGACGTTAAGGAAGCGATTAGGGAGGAGCCTAACCTGAACCCTGAGGTTAAGGCGGTGATTGAGGTTCCTGATAAGGTAGTCTATGCGAGGGAATTACTAATGAGTGCGGCTATATCGGCGTACATTGAAGGTACATTGATAATTCAGGGTGCTGAGGTCGTGGGCTTCGATATTAACGGTAATGAGATAACGAATGTGAGGGTTAAGGATAATGTTAAGGGTGATGTTAAGCATGTTGATGCAAGGGTTTTTGTTAATGCGGCTGGTCCCTGGGCTGGGCGTGTTGCTGGTATGGCTGGTATAAACGTTGATATAATGCCCACGATGGGCGTTATGGTGGTTTATAGGCATAGATTGACGAGGAGGGTCATTAATAGGATGAGACCTCCATCAGATGGTGACATACTAGTGCCGTATGGTTCGGTATCGATTATGGGAACCACGGCAGTAATCATAGAGGATCCAGACAACCTAACAATAGCTAAGGATGACATTGATTTTCTAACGTCAGAGGGTTCTCAAATGGTTCCTGCATTAACGAGGGAACCCATTGTTAGGGCCTATGCATCTGTTAGGCCGTTAATAAGTATACCTGGGGCTACTGGGAGGGAGGCCACCAGGGACTTCATGGTTGTGAGGCATGATAAGCCAGGGAACCTTGTCTCGGTCATCGGTGGTAAGTTCACAACGGGTAGGTTGGTTGGTGAGAAACTTGCTGACGAGGTTTCCAGGGTACTGGGTATTAATAAGGCATCAAGAACTAGGGATTACACATTGTTTGGATCCAACTTAAGCATTGATATTAAGGATTTGGATCAGGAGGTGGTTTCAATTATCAAGTCATTTAGGGGAAGCGTTGATGAGGAGAGGGGCTTAATAGTGTCATTATCGTTAATACTCCAACACATTGCCCATAGGAGTAGGTTATTGATTGGGTGGTCCTGA
- a CDS encoding glycerophosphodiester phosphodiesterase has protein sequence MVLVFGHRGAMGYAPENTLSSFRMAIDMGVDGVELDIHMTRDGEVVVIHDFTVDRTTNGSGYVKDLTLAEIKKLDASARFGGKWRGVTIPTLEEVFREFGRRVKYKVEIKRGSDYYPGIERKVVELIRKYGVDAQVISFDFDALNNVRSIDKDIEIGIIFIGRITWFIDIARKLNAQWLHASHDLIDEKGIELAHRLGLKVGAWTVNDEEEARRLVNMGVDDITSNYPDRILRVVRVGKVI, from the coding sequence ATGGTTTTAGTCTTTGGACATAGGGGCGCCATGGGTTATGCACCTGAGAATACATTGTCCTCGTTTAGGATGGCCATTGACATGGGCGTTGATGGTGTTGAGCTCGATATTCACATGACTAGGGATGGAGAGGTTGTTGTCATTCATGACTTCACGGTTGATAGGACGACAAATGGAAGTGGTTATGTTAAGGACTTAACCTTGGCTGAGATTAAGAAGCTCGACGCCAGTGCCAGGTTTGGTGGTAAGTGGCGTGGTGTTACTATTCCAACACTTGAGGAGGTATTTAGGGAGTTTGGTAGGAGGGTTAAGTATAAGGTTGAGATTAAGCGTGGTAGCGATTATTACCCTGGCATTGAGAGGAAGGTCGTTGAGTTAATTAGGAAGTATGGTGTGGATGCCCAGGTTATTTCCTTTGACTTTGATGCCTTAAACAATGTTAGGTCTATTGATAAGGACATAGAGATTGGTATAATATTTATTGGTAGGATTACTTGGTTCATTGACATTGCTAGGAAATTAAATGCACAATGGCTACATGCATCTCATGACTTAATTGATGAGAAGGGTATTGAGTTAGCGCATAGGCTTGGTCTAAAGGTTGGCGCCTGGACTGTGAATGATGAGGAGGAGGCAAGGCGTCTCGTTAATATGGGTGTCGATGATATTACGAGTAATTACCCGGACAGGATTTTGCGCGTTGTTAGAGTTGGTAAGGTGATTTAA
- a CDS encoding MFS transporter, with amino-acid sequence MNSQGLPKRSTYTVLSAMGYFLDGYDLSVISVFTYALLQFKFWHYTSLELGFVSGAALLGAMVGAIIFGHYSDRLGRRYLYVWDLLFFVIFAILSAIANDIIQLIIFRFFVGWGVGADYSLSPVYATEMYPTGRRGMGYGWVWSFWSIGALVSFLIGYYLYIWNPIIGWRWALGLGAIPALITVVLRASMPESSRWRVAVQGTEDAVTEAKRLSVVTGLTEEELSKLIEIERKLMDQVRPGDWRWLFRGDFAKRTAIVWTQWILYDIGSYGFGLYSPAILAMLGFKGALAILLSSLLYVPGFLGALGAAFLNDVWGRRRLQLIGFGGSALGMLFVALAAIWQSAFALLALVIGVTGLILWYGIGNLGPGNTMGLYAIELFPTKLRSTSMGSATAITRFVSFLSAFEFPYIALAIGKLTFFEFLFAITFIAFIFTIFFTPETKGIPLELIAIARTRAPSLHPRLEIPSIERH; translated from the coding sequence ATGAATAGTCAGGGGTTACCTAAAAGAAGTACATATACGGTTTTATCGGCAATGGGTTATTTTTTAGATGGTTATGATCTTAGCGTGATCAGCGTCTTCACTTATGCCCTTCTTCAGTTTAAGTTCTGGCATTACACGAGCCTGGAACTGGGTTTTGTGAGTGGTGCGGCGTTGTTGGGTGCTATGGTTGGTGCAATAATTTTCGGTCATTATTCTGATAGACTCGGTCGTAGGTACTTATATGTCTGGGATTTGTTGTTTTTCGTAATATTTGCCATACTTAGTGCGATTGCTAATGATATAATTCAATTAATTATTTTTAGATTCTTTGTTGGTTGGGGCGTTGGTGCTGATTATTCACTGAGTCCTGTGTACGCTACTGAGATGTATCCAACGGGTAGGAGGGGTATGGGCTATGGCTGGGTTTGGTCCTTCTGGAGTATTGGAGCTCTGGTTTCTTTCTTAATCGGGTATTATCTCTATATTTGGAACCCCATTATTGGGTGGCGCTGGGCTCTTGGCCTTGGCGCCATACCAGCACTAATTACTGTAGTGCTAAGGGCTAGCATGCCTGAGTCTTCGAGATGGAGAGTCGCTGTACAGGGTACTGAGGATGCTGTTACAGAGGCAAAGAGACTTTCTGTAGTTACCGGCTTAACTGAGGAGGAATTGAGTAAATTAATAGAAATTGAGAGGAAATTAATGGACCAGGTAAGACCAGGTGATTGGCGCTGGCTATTCAGGGGTGATTTTGCTAAGAGAACGGCCATTGTGTGGACGCAATGGATACTATATGATATTGGTTCCTACGGATTTGGGCTATACTCACCCGCAATACTTGCAATGCTAGGATTTAAGGGGGCACTAGCTATACTTCTTTCGTCATTGTTATACGTACCCGGCTTCTTAGGCGCCCTGGGTGCAGCGTTTCTAAATGACGTTTGGGGTAGAAGGAGGTTACAGTTGATAGGGTTCGGTGGCTCAGCCCTTGGCATGTTATTCGTTGCCTTAGCTGCCATTTGGCAGAGCGCGTTTGCATTATTAGCATTAGTTATTGGTGTCACAGGGCTTATACTGTGGTATGGTATTGGTAATCTAGGCCCAGGAAATACGATGGGGCTTTATGCAATTGAGCTATTCCCAACAAAATTAAGGTCAACATCTATGGGTTCTGCCACGGCAATAACTAGGTTCGTATCATTCCTAAGTGCCTTTGAATTTCCATACATTGCATTAGCCATTGGTAAGTTAACATTCTTTGAATTCCTATTTGCTATTACATTTATTGCGTTTATTTTCACGATATTTTTTACGCCAGAAACTAAGGGTATTCCTCTTGAATTAATAGCAATAGCTAGGACTAGGGCGCCGAGTTTACATCCGAGGCTTGAAATTCCAAGTATCGAGAGACACTAG
- the glpK gene encoding glycerol kinase GlpK, with translation MTQEKRFILVIDQGTTGTRAALTSHNGSIIGYAYHEHSQVYPKPAWVEHNPMEIWEKTRLVIKEVLEFTKVDPREIAAIGVTNQRETTVIWDPRNGQPVYNAIVWQDRRTSSMIDYLKQNYLGVIQERTGLVPDAYFSGSKIWWLLDNVPGLRDRARKGEVVFGTIDTWLIWNLTRSNKDVLTPERGGAHVTDYSNASRTMIFNIHKLDWDDELLEIEGKIPRDILPLPRPSSDSRIYGYTGPEVSQLLGGVNIPVCGDAGDQQAALFGQVGFEVGEVKSTYGTGNFILMNIGDTPVRSRANLLTTVYYSIEEGKAEYALEGSIFITGAAVQWLRDGLKIIEVSDEIEPLAVSAPDTGGVYFVPAFTGLGAPYWDQHARGLIIGITRGTERKHIARAVLEAIAYLNRDVLEAMVSDTGIKIPRIKVDGGAARNNFLMQFQADITGIEVWRPVIFETTSLGAAYLAGLAIGLWKNLDEIAKNWKLDRVFKPRMDIETRERLYRGWRAAVQRALGWAKEVPWAYGL, from the coding sequence ATGACGCAGGAGAAGAGGTTTATATTGGTTATTGATCAAGGGACCACTGGTACGAGGGCTGCCTTGACTTCTCACAATGGCTCAATAATAGGCTATGCATACCACGAGCATTCCCAGGTTTACCCAAAACCTGCCTGGGTTGAGCATAATCCGATGGAGATTTGGGAGAAGACTAGGTTAGTGATTAAGGAGGTCCTTGAGTTCACGAAGGTTGACCCGAGGGAAATAGCAGCTATTGGAGTAACTAATCAGCGTGAGACCACGGTTATTTGGGATCCAAGGAATGGTCAGCCGGTCTACAACGCCATTGTCTGGCAGGACAGAAGGACATCATCTATGATTGACTATTTAAAGCAGAATTACCTGGGCGTGATTCAGGAGAGGACAGGTCTCGTTCCAGATGCTTATTTCTCCGGGTCAAAGATTTGGTGGCTCCTTGATAATGTACCTGGACTTAGGGACAGGGCCAGGAAAGGCGAGGTGGTCTTTGGTACCATCGATACTTGGTTAATTTGGAACCTAACTAGGAGTAATAAGGACGTGCTAACACCCGAGAGAGGCGGTGCACATGTTACTGACTATAGTAATGCGTCCAGGACCATGATATTTAACATCCATAAGCTTGACTGGGATGATGAATTGCTTGAGATTGAGGGTAAGATTCCTCGAGACATACTACCCTTGCCAAGACCATCAAGCGATAGTAGGATATACGGTTACACGGGCCCTGAGGTTTCTCAACTACTTGGTGGCGTGAATATTCCGGTTTGTGGCGATGCTGGTGATCAACAAGCAGCTCTCTTTGGCCAAGTTGGTTTTGAGGTTGGTGAGGTTAAGTCGACTTACGGTACTGGGAACTTCATACTAATGAATATTGGGGATACACCAGTAAGATCTAGGGCAAATCTATTAACCACTGTTTATTACTCCATTGAAGAAGGCAAGGCAGAGTACGCACTTGAGGGTAGTATATTCATCACTGGAGCTGCCGTACAGTGGTTGAGGGATGGTCTTAAGATAATAGAGGTTTCTGACGAGATAGAGCCATTGGCAGTCTCAGCCCCCGATACCGGTGGCGTTTACTTTGTACCAGCATTCACGGGACTTGGTGCGCCGTATTGGGACCAACATGCCCGTGGGCTTATAATAGGCATTACACGTGGTACAGAGAGGAAGCACATTGCCAGGGCTGTCCTTGAGGCAATAGCGTACCTAAACAGGGATGTTCTTGAGGCCATGGTGAGCGATACGGGAATTAAAATACCCAGGATTAAGGTTGATGGTGGTGCCGCTAGGAATAACTTCCTAATGCAGTTCCAAGCTGACATAACGGGTATTGAAGTCTGGAGACCAGTGATCTTCGAAACAACATCGCTGGGCGCAGCTTACCTTGCGGGTTTAGCGATTGGTCTTTGGAAAAACCTGGATGAAATTGCCAAGAACTGGAAATTGGACAGGGTATTTAAGCCGAGGATGGACATAGAAACGAGAGAGCGGTTATACAGGGGCTGGAGGGCGGCCGTACAAAGAGCCCTGGGCTGGGCTAAGGAAGTTCCATGGGCTTATGGATTATAG
- a CDS encoding aminotransferase class I/II-fold pyridoxal phosphate-dependent enzyme: MEIGHFTWLRTHRAKYDVSSSGVKPIQLDEIIKLGEASNFIEDLMSIYGVDRRNLAITHGTQEGNFAALTALRELGLIERVITVIPEYEPIRVLPKFLRLRQTELNINKSLTELFNNIERGSALFFSNPNNPLGTFLNKKLLWELSDELRRRNAYAVIDSIFLEFVENNLKDLPMENIIFTFSTSKFYTMNEIKVGWVVGDNEIVKEINGIIDLVSPLVIDLNLKYVSILLRNRSWVRERNLGIIIPNVDTMRKVINEISDYVSISYVEYMPILYIRTKCQEITGSTFANKLLSRDILTVPGQYFGKDDGIRIGLGSVKRDIFEEAMRIIMNAINEECGRR, from the coding sequence GTGGAGATTGGGCATTTCACGTGGTTACGGACACATAGGGCTAAGTACGATGTATCAAGTAGTGGTGTTAAGCCAATACAACTGGACGAGATAATAAAACTTGGTGAAGCGAGTAATTTCATTGAGGATTTAATGAGTATTTATGGTGTTGATAGGAGGAATTTAGCAATTACCCATGGTACACAGGAGGGTAACTTCGCCGCTTTAACCGCATTGAGGGAATTAGGGTTAATTGAGAGAGTAATTACTGTAATACCTGAGTATGAACCAATAAGAGTACTACCGAAGTTCCTTCGTTTAAGGCAAACTGAATTGAACATTAATAAATCATTAACTGAATTATTTAATAATATTGAGAGAGGTTCAGCGCTCTTCTTCTCGAATCCGAACAATCCTCTCGGTACATTTCTGAATAAGAAATTACTTTGGGAGTTAAGTGATGAGTTAAGAAGGAGAAATGCCTATGCTGTAATCGATTCAATATTTCTAGAATTCGTTGAGAATAATCTTAAGGACCTGCCCATGGAGAATATAATCTTCACCTTCAGCACATCAAAGTTCTACACAATGAATGAGATTAAGGTTGGTTGGGTCGTCGGTGATAATGAGATAGTGAAGGAGATTAATGGAATAATTGATCTAGTAAGTCCGCTCGTTATCGACTTAAATCTAAAATACGTATCAATACTCCTACGGAATAGGAGTTGGGTTAGGGAAAGGAACCTAGGCATAATAATACCAAATGTAGATACTATGAGAAAGGTGATTAATGAGATTAGTGACTACGTCAGTATTAGTTACGTGGAATACATGCCCATACTCTATATAAGGACCAAATGCCAGGAAATTACAGGAAGCACATTCGCAAATAAGTTACTAAGTAGGGATATCCTGACAGTACCTGGGCAGTACTTCGGCAAAGATGATGGTATTAGGATTGGGTTAGGGTCGGTTAAGAGAGATATATTTGAGGAAGCAATGAGAATCATAATGAATGCAATCAATGAAGAATGCGGAAGAAGATGA
- a CDS encoding METTL5 family protein: MRMVRDADIHGLRDLELLIQSIPGYKSPKLNLEQYITDANIVAVAIWDAYMRNYLINARVLDLGCGTGRFAIAAALMGVRQVICIDIDPEALAIARESASKYGLSNVDFITNDIRNMAIMGRFDVVFQNPPFGIQSERGLDMKFLATAINHSGIVYTIHKLSTLDYISDKVNSLGCVMSVLDKVTITIPLMYKHHKRRKYKTEAFLARIECSRK, from the coding sequence ATGAGGATGGTCAGAGATGCTGATATCCATGGCCTTAGGGATCTCGAATTACTCATACAGAGTATACCGGGTTATAAATCACCGAAGTTAAACCTTGAGCAGTATATAACTGATGCGAACATTGTTGCCGTAGCTATCTGGGATGCGTATATGAGGAATTACCTAATCAACGCTAGGGTCCTTGATTTGGGCTGTGGTACGGGTAGGTTTGCAATAGCCGCGGCATTAATGGGCGTTAGGCAGGTAATATGCATAGACATAGATCCAGAAGCCCTAGCCATAGCTAGGGAGTCGGCCAGCAAGTACGGCTTAAGTAATGTTGACTTCATCACCAATGACATCAGGAACATGGCAATTATGGGCAGATTCGACGTAGTATTCCAAAATCCACCCTTCGGGATACAGTCGGAGAGAGGTCTCGATATGAAGTTCCTAGCCACGGCAATAAACCACAGCGGCATAGTATACACAATTCACAAACTAAGTACCCTGGACTACATAAGCGATAAGGTTAACTCACTGGGATGCGTGATGAGCGTGCTAGATAAAGTAACAATAACAATACCGCTCATGTACAAGCATCACAAAAGAAGAAAATACAAAACCGAGGCATTCCTCGCACGAATAGAATGCTCCAGGAAATAA